TGAGCACCTAGAGTCTCTGTCGTCAGCGTCAACTCTGCTATTTGAGTTTGCAGGCTTATGAGGTTCTCGTTCAGTTCCTCCTCTTTGCGGCGCGAGTTAGCAGCCTGCCTGCTGTATTCCAACACCATACATCCTCCGCCGATGAGGAAAATGATCGCCTCTCCCAGCAACTCAGCGCCCAGCTCTGCAGCCGCGTCTTCGTTCAGTGGCTTGATGACGGATCCCCGGAAGCCCATGATCCGCATCTTCGTTCTCATCTCGATCCAGTGGTAGACTGTGAAGACAACGAGCATGCAGCACACAAGCACAGGCAGCTTAGTAAAATCTGATATCGGAGTTTTGCTCGCATTTAGAGTGATGTGCCAGACCACAAGTGAACAAATATTTGTGACAATGTATgcattcaagattcaagaatcatttattgtcattatgagtgtgcatgcatgtaGAATAagcattataaaataaaacaaatacagatcatacagatatatacatataagtCCTCTTTTGGACCTGGTCTGTCTGCACAGGCCGAGTCCAAATCTGGAAGAGGACTCCCCACAATCCCCTATGTAGTTCTTAATACACAAGCTAAttccttcctgtcctgtgcCATGAAGCTCCCATACCACACTGTCCACACCAAGACAGAGGTTCCACTGTGGTCCTGTAGAAATTTGTGAATTTGTCTTCAGCTACCTGAGGAAGAACAGCCTCTgttgggccttcttcaccaggtgtgCAGTGTTTGTTCACAGAGCAGGTGAGGTCAGGTcagatgtaaatgtttccaaaaCTAAATGGGGATTATTTTCAGTGTACGCTTCTCCTTGTCTCATATTAGCCACAGTTGTCTCATAGAGTACACAGCACATACTATAAATAACACGAGACGCTCTTAGCTGTCCTTGCcgttttttttaaggctttgACTGGCTAAACAGAGGTAAACATCTAATGCGTTTCACAGGACAACATATATCTGTCTGTCTAGAAGTGCTTACTTGGCTTTAATGTCATATCTTAAGCCGGACTGTGCGAAAGAATTGAACTATTGTCATATCATGTCCTCACAGCAAAGACAAGGTTTCACCCAACCTGTTCAATGACAGAACAAATCCCGCCCTCATCCATCATACCCGGCTCCTATTGGTCGAACGCGCCGACCCGTGAAAATGATTGGACGAGCGCTCATATGAGCTTCAACGTCATTGGCTGTGGCGGCGCTCCTAGCGTGAGCAACGGTCACAGTGACAGCGAACTATAAGCCACTATCAGCCATTAGCTCGGTTACTCACACTGCGCCGGTGGAAGGCAGATGTAATTCTTGAAGAACTCGCTGCTCCGAGCTCCAGCTTTTATCCTGTTCGCCACGGGTTTGCTCATCTGTCTCACTCCAAGGTAGAGGAGCTTGGCGATGGGGAAGGCACCGACAACCATCTTGGCGGAAACGCTTCACCACAGTGGGGCGTACTGATTACGTAGGGGTGATGACGTGATGACGCTCGATTATTCACAACCCCGCCCACTTGTCCACATCCGGGTCTTTTGATAGTCACTGACCCATTAAAACTTTCTTATCGATCTTCTCCCGTATCGATTCATTCTTTATTCTCCAAAACGATCCTAATATGGTAACAGACGCCACaaaaagatttttacacaaTAGGTCCGGTCATTATACATTACAcatttggttttatattttaaaaacgtCTAATTATTAAATAAGACCACTATGTGAAAAACGTGCTTTTAACATAACAATAAAAGTGAGATGTGTAACTTGCAAATCAAAAGCTCACAAACCACCTCAttgtctacattttataatcttagcaAATTGTAATTCCCATTCCACACTGTGTATTCAGGATGTCCTTATGTGTCTATTTTCCTCTATATATTTTCCAGAGTTAtttgttgtatatttttgtatattccctcaaatttgatatattgtttttttttcgtagttttttttaatatatattcttgtctaattcctTGTTATTGTGACACGGATGTTTCCCATACGTATAACAAATTAACAATGTCTTACGtcttaataacatttattgcatcataataataaatgatcatTTGCAAGGCTGGGCTTCGTTTCCTCTGAAGGCGTCGATGATAACTCAGCTTCACCTGGCCAGCTGTGGCAGGAACACCTGGCTCGGgttacagcagcagagggagccGAGGGGCTGGACTGAGCCAAAATAACTCAGTGCGCAGCTATGACTAAATGTCTGGAGTCGCGGccacaagagaaaaacacagactgatCATTCAGGAAGACCAAAGGCTGCGAACAGAGCTCAGCTTTCCTCTCGAGTCTTGGacaaaagagcagaaagactcCTCTTTTTTTGGGGTAAGGaagttttttttacttgtagCTCAGACTACACTAAAGTGCGTGGTGAATCCTGTTAGAGGAAAAAAGAGTGACGatggtttatgttttattttaagatgatTTCTGTGCTGAGCGATCATCGCAGTTTGGAGCGTGTTCGCAGCTCAACGTGTTAAGACGCATTTTCTTTTCCGCCTGGGTAGCTCTTTCCATGCTTTTCTCTCGCTCGTTGTGAGTGGCCCTGTATGCGAGGAGGAGCCTTGTCTTAAAGTAATGGAAATCAGATGTTACCAACCGTGCCTGGCATGGATCTGCTCTACGACCACAGAGGAGCTTGGGAAAcctgcacacaacacaacacaatactgACTCGTTTCACATTTCACAGGATCACATTTACAAACTATGAGGATTTACTGACAGAAATTcgtgagatttatttatttatttattattaggtGGTATATggttagtattttttattattcttcacGTGCAAATGTAGGATGTACACAACAGAACGGAAATAAAACCTGTTGTAGACCAATAGGATTGCATCAAATCAGGTGATGGCAAGTAACGAATCTTTTAAGTGTCAGTTATTCCTTATTTACCAGGTCGGCTTGTCTCTGCACTAGTGTAATCTGCAATGAAACCAAACCGTCCTGTCAGAGCAGGACTTAGTTGGCACCCATTCAGCCCTCTGCACTTTGTGGTGGTGTTAAAAACCAGCTGGGCCGCATTGTGCACTTGTTGCAACCTGCTGCCAAACAATCtcttaaaaagtttttttattttttttgtttgtttgtttttctttggaaaaGGAACCCACTTAACACGCATGATCAAATTCGTGCATATATGG
This sequence is a window from Mugil cephalus isolate CIBA_MC_2020 chromosome 9, CIBA_Mcephalus_1.1, whole genome shotgun sequence. Protein-coding genes within it:
- the opa3 gene encoding optic atrophy 3 protein homolog → MVVGAFPIAKLLYLGVRQMSKPVANRIKAGARSSEFFKNYICLPPAQFYHWIEMRTKMRIMGFRGSVIKPLNEDAAAELGAELLGEAIIFLIGGGCMVLEYSRQAANSRRKEEELNENLISLQTQIAELTLTTETLGAQLREVNRQLLSFPVPTNK